In the Rhizobium sp. CB3090 genome, one interval contains:
- a CDS encoding alpha/beta fold hydrolase, which produces MVAGIHHITLITRKVQANVDFYAGFLGLRLVKRTGGFEDVTQLHLLYGDAVGSPGSLVTFLVWEDGSPGRAGVGQVGEISLAIAPMSIGFWLTRALSAGLKPEGPSEEFGEPVLRLKDPDGVIVKLVGTNVLQTTAPWTSDSIPQEHAINRIRGATLFSETPEETQAMLVDHFDYRPQATSGAISRLVSAPGDILDIRDARGFWASAPGTGTVDHVAFRANDDAELQSVRTALQAINSWPTAMHDRKYFRSLYVREPGRILFELATDAPGMLIDEDEATLGTRLFAPDDSPKLLAELNVILPQFSMPGEPRVIYRDLPFIHRFFTPEQPNGNIFILLHGSGANETTMLPIAHKIDADATLLSVRGRALEEGAPRWFRRTGPMSFDQADIVSEAEAFAAFIDGAIHAYGLDPDRIVYIGYSNGANLLNAMLSLHPHLIRRAVLLRSMAVLADPPPADMSDADVLVIAGEKDMYGPYAQPLAGRLRDGGAKVEVATVSAGHELDDEDVRVIQAWLK; this is translated from the coding sequence ATGGTCGCCGGCATCCACCACATCACGCTCATCACCCGTAAGGTGCAGGCGAATGTCGATTTTTATGCCGGTTTTCTCGGCCTGCGGCTGGTCAAACGCACCGGCGGCTTCGAGGACGTAACGCAGTTGCATCTGCTCTATGGCGATGCAGTCGGCTCGCCCGGATCGCTGGTGACCTTCCTTGTTTGGGAGGACGGCTCTCCCGGTCGCGCCGGCGTCGGTCAGGTGGGCGAAATCTCGCTCGCCATCGCCCCCATGAGCATCGGTTTCTGGCTGACACGCGCCTTGAGCGCCGGGCTGAAACCGGAAGGCCCCTCGGAGGAATTCGGCGAACCGGTCCTGAGGTTGAAAGATCCGGATGGCGTCATCGTCAAATTGGTCGGAACCAATGTTCTGCAGACAACGGCTCCGTGGACGAGCGATTCCATTCCGCAGGAGCACGCCATCAACCGAATCCGCGGCGCGACGTTGTTCAGCGAAACGCCTGAGGAAACGCAGGCGATGCTGGTCGACCACTTCGACTACCGGCCGCAAGCAACCAGCGGAGCGATCAGCCGGCTGGTATCGGCGCCTGGCGATATCCTTGACATCCGTGACGCGCGCGGCTTCTGGGCAAGCGCGCCGGGGACCGGCACCGTCGATCATGTCGCCTTTCGCGCCAATGATGATGCCGAATTGCAGTCGGTTCGTACCGCCCTGCAGGCGATCAACTCATGGCCGACGGCGATGCATGATCGTAAATATTTCCGCTCGCTCTACGTTCGCGAGCCCGGCCGCATCCTGTTCGAACTCGCAACGGATGCGCCTGGTATGTTGATCGATGAGGACGAGGCAACCCTTGGTACGCGCCTCTTCGCCCCGGACGACAGCCCGAAGCTTTTGGCCGAGCTGAATGTGATCCTGCCGCAGTTCTCCATGCCCGGCGAGCCGCGCGTCATCTATCGCGATCTGCCCTTTATCCATCGCTTCTTCACGCCCGAGCAGCCGAATGGCAATATCTTCATTCTGCTACACGGCTCCGGCGCCAACGAAACGACGATGTTGCCGATCGCCCACAAGATCGACGCCGATGCGACATTGCTCAGCGTGCGCGGCCGCGCGCTCGAGGAGGGCGCGCCACGCTGGTTCCGCCGGACCGGACCCATGTCCTTCGATCAAGCCGATATCGTCAGCGAAGCGGAAGCCTTTGCGGCCTTCATCGATGGCGCGATCCATGCCTATGGCCTCGATCCGGACCGCATCGTCTATATCGGCTATTCGAACGGCGCCAATCTGCTGAACGCCATGCTGTCGCTACACCCGCATCTTATCCGCCGCGCCGTGCTGCTGCGCTCCATGGCCGTGCTCGCCGATCCGCCGCCGGCGGACATGTCGGACGCCGATGTGCTTGTTATCGCAGGCGAGAAAGATATGTACGGCCCATATGCGCAGCCCCTCGCCGGCCGGCTGCGGGACGGCGGCGCAAAGGTCGAGGTTGCGACAGTCTCCGCTGGTCATGAGCTTGACGATGAGGACGTGCGGGTTATTCAGGCGTGGTTGAAGTAA
- a CDS encoding L-fuconate dehydratase, producing MTRITNLRVFDLRFPTSLSLDGSDAMNPDPDYSAAYVIMDTDKPGLEGHGLTFTIGRGNDICCMAIEAMRHLVVGTELETVLENPGTYWRHLTSDSQLRWIGPEKGAMHLATGAVVNAVWDLLAKEAGKPVWRLVAEMDAERIADIADYRYLTDVLTRDEALAILKKAEVGKAERIATLEREGYACYTTSAGWLGYDDAKLRRLCQEAIDAGFDHVKMKVGRDLEDDIRRLTIAREVIGPDRYLMIDANQVWEVGQAIDWVQKLAFAKPFFIEEPTNPDDIAGHRKIRQAIGPIKVATGEMCHNRIMFKQFIAEGAIDIVQIDSCRMGGLNEVLSVLLVAAKYGLPVWPHAGGVGLCEYVQHLSMIDYIAVSGTKDGRVIEYVDHLHEHFVDPCVIRDAAYMPPNLPGFSIEMKPESIAQYTFKGVLG from the coding sequence ATGACGCGCATTACCAACCTTCGCGTATTCGACCTGCGCTTTCCGACCTCGCTGAGCCTTGACGGCTCAGATGCGATGAATCCCGATCCGGATTATTCCGCTGCCTACGTTATTATGGATACAGATAAACCGGGTCTCGAAGGCCATGGCCTGACCTTTACCATCGGTCGCGGCAATGACATCTGCTGCATGGCGATCGAGGCGATGCGGCATCTCGTCGTGGGTACCGAGCTTGAGACCGTGCTGGAAAATCCGGGCACATATTGGCGGCATCTTACCAGCGACAGTCAGCTTCGCTGGATCGGCCCGGAGAAGGGCGCGATGCATCTCGCCACCGGCGCCGTCGTCAACGCCGTCTGGGACCTGCTCGCCAAGGAAGCCGGCAAGCCGGTCTGGCGGCTGGTGGCGGAGATGGATGCGGAGCGCATTGCCGATATCGCCGACTACCGCTATCTGACTGACGTTTTGACCCGCGATGAGGCGCTCGCCATCCTCAAGAAGGCGGAAGTCGGCAAAGCGGAGCGCATTGCCACCCTCGAGCGCGAAGGCTATGCCTGCTACACGACGTCTGCCGGCTGGCTCGGCTATGACGATGCCAAGCTGCGCCGTCTATGCCAGGAGGCGATCGATGCCGGCTTCGATCATGTGAAGATGAAGGTCGGCCGCGATCTGGAAGACGATATCCGCCGTCTCACCATTGCCCGCGAAGTAATTGGTCCCGATCGCTATCTGATGATCGATGCCAATCAGGTTTGGGAAGTCGGTCAGGCCATCGATTGGGTACAGAAGCTTGCCTTCGCGAAACCATTCTTCATCGAGGAGCCGACCAACCCCGATGATATTGCCGGCCATCGCAAGATTCGCCAGGCAATCGGCCCGATCAAGGTCGCGACCGGCGAGATGTGCCACAACCGCATCATGTTCAAGCAGTTCATCGCCGAAGGTGCGATCGACATTGTGCAGATCGATTCCTGCCGCATGGGCGGGCTGAACGAAGTCTTGTCGGTGCTGCTCGTTGCCGCAAAATATGGTTTGCCCGTCTGGCCTCATGCCGGCGGCGTCGGGCTTTGCGAATATGTGCAGCACTTGTCGATGATCGACTATATCGCCGTCTCCGGCACCAAGGACGGCCGCGTGATCGAATATGTCGACCATCTGCACGAACATTTCGTCGACCCCTGCGTGATCCGCGACGCCGCCTATATGCCGCCAAACCTGCCAGGCTTCTCGATCGAGATGAAACCGGAGTCGATCGCGCAATATACGTTCAAGGGCGTGCTGGGATGA
- a CDS encoding CaiB/BaiF CoA-transferase family protein, translating to MVVEKELPLAGLVVVDMSQFLSGPYCTLRLMDLGARVIKIERPESGDLSRRLYLSDSESGDSTIFHAINRSKESLAIDLKSERDMQALRKLISNADVLVQNFRPGVIERLGLAYEAAQMINPRLVYCSISGYGDEGPWVSRPGQDLLAQSRSGVMWLNGDEGQGPVPFGLAIGDMLAGAAAAQGILAALVRRGVTGKGSLVETSLLEALVDLQVEVLTVHMNNGNKLPQRSGFRSAHAYLSAPYGVYPATDGYLAIAMAPISKLADLLGMEELAPYRDDPKSWFTARDDIKALISARIATRTVDEWLAILEPADIWCAKVLNWPELLQSEGFGMLDMLQTVGRDDGISVRTTRSPVRIDGQRPKFERAAPHVGEHNAAIWEEFDLG from the coding sequence ATGGTGGTGGAGAAGGAATTGCCGCTGGCCGGCCTGGTGGTCGTGGATATGAGCCAGTTCCTGTCCGGCCCCTATTGCACTTTAAGGCTGATGGATCTCGGCGCCCGGGTCATCAAGATCGAGCGGCCGGAGAGCGGCGATCTCTCGCGGCGGCTTTATCTCAGCGATAGCGAGAGCGGCGATTCGACCATTTTTCACGCGATCAATCGTTCGAAGGAAAGCCTGGCGATCGACCTCAAGAGCGAGCGCGACATGCAAGCCCTGCGCAAGCTGATCTCCAACGCCGATGTTCTGGTGCAGAATTTCCGGCCTGGGGTGATCGAGCGGCTTGGGTTGGCTTATGAAGCGGCGCAGATGATCAATCCACGCCTCGTCTATTGCTCAATCAGCGGCTATGGCGACGAGGGCCCCTGGGTGTCGCGCCCCGGGCAGGATCTGTTGGCGCAATCGCGCTCCGGCGTGATGTGGCTGAATGGCGACGAGGGGCAGGGGCCGGTGCCGTTCGGCCTGGCGATCGGCGATATGCTGGCAGGTGCGGCGGCGGCCCAGGGCATACTGGCGGCGCTGGTGCGCCGCGGCGTCACCGGCAAAGGCAGTCTGGTCGAAACGAGCCTGCTGGAGGCACTGGTCGATCTGCAGGTGGAGGTGCTGACCGTCCACATGAACAACGGCAACAAGCTGCCGCAGCGCTCCGGCTTCCGCAGTGCCCATGCCTATCTCTCCGCGCCCTACGGCGTTTATCCGGCCACCGACGGTTATCTCGCCATTGCAATGGCGCCGATTTCGAAGCTTGCCGACCTGCTTGGCATGGAGGAACTCGCACCCTACCGCGACGATCCGAAAAGCTGGTTTACGGCGCGCGATGACATCAAGGCGCTGATCTCGGCGCGGATTGCCACCCGTACCGTGGATGAATGGCTGGCAATATTGGAGCCGGCTGATATCTGGTGTGCCAAGGTGCTGAACTGGCCGGAACTGTTGCAGAGCGAGGGATTTGGTATGCTCGATATGCTGCAGACGGTCGGCCGCGACGACGGCATTTCCGTGCGTACCACGCGCTCGCCGGTTCGTATCGATGGGCAGCGGCCAAAATTCGAACGTGCAGCCCCGCATGTCGGCGAGCATAATGCGGCGATCTGGGAAGAGTTCGACCTCGGGTGA
- a CDS encoding carboxymuconolactone decarboxylase family protein codes for MTTVKLLGDAEVEAIPAVKAIFDDIRAVRKSDFVNNFWRGLANDPALLKRTWEGLKAVMMADGALDPLVREMIYIAVSTANGCTYCVHSHTAAARAKGMTDAQHGELLAVIGLAGQTNHLATAMQIPVDPEFDVNNR; via the coding sequence ATGACGACAGTCAAATTGCTCGGTGATGCGGAGGTCGAGGCCATCCCGGCGGTGAAGGCCATTTTCGATGATATCCGCGCCGTCAGAAAATCCGATTTCGTCAATAATTTCTGGCGCGGCCTCGCTAATGATCCGGCACTTTTGAAACGAACATGGGAAGGTCTTAAGGCAGTGATGATGGCGGATGGCGCGCTCGATCCGCTGGTGCGCGAGATGATCTATATCGCCGTATCCACCGCCAATGGCTGTACCTATTGCGTTCACTCCCACACCGCCGCCGCCAGGGCAAAAGGGATGACGGATGCGCAGCATGGCGAATTGCTGGCTGTCATCGGCCTGGCCGGACAGACGAACCATTTGGCGACGGCGATGCAGATCCCCGTCGATCCGGAATTCGACGTCAACAATCGTTGA
- a CDS encoding cupin domain-containing protein, translating into MSNDHEHDYGEHHEPVDWREHGVKIIPGNALDPNTAQTPGMNRATAINHARAGAEKIWAGTVTIHANAKTGAHHHGDLESIIYVVKGKARMRWGENLEFVAEAGPGDFIYVPPFVPHQEINASRDETLECVLVRSGQEPVVVNLDIEPVEKPEEVLWKDPIHR; encoded by the coding sequence ATGAGCAACGATCATGAACACGATTATGGCGAGCACCACGAGCCAGTCGATTGGCGCGAGCATGGTGTCAAAATCATCCCCGGCAATGCGCTCGATCCGAACACAGCGCAGACGCCGGGCATGAACCGGGCAACCGCCATCAATCATGCCCGCGCGGGCGCCGAGAAGATCTGGGCCGGAACGGTGACGATCCACGCGAACGCCAAGACGGGCGCGCATCATCATGGCGATCTCGAGAGCATCATCTATGTCGTCAAGGGCAAGGCGCGGATGCGCTGGGGCGAGAACCTGGAATTCGTCGCCGAAGCAGGCCCCGGCGACTTCATCTACGTGCCGCCTTTCGTGCCGCATCAGGAGATCAATGCCAGCCGCGATGAAACGCTGGAATGCGTCCTCGTGCGCTCCGGTCAGGAACCCGTCGTCGTTAATCTCGATATCGAACCGGTGGAAAAGCCCGAAGAAGTGCTCTGGAAAGACCCGATCCACCGCTGA
- a CDS encoding MetQ/NlpA family lipoprotein, protein MTKKSSEGLAAQQFSRRTGLAALIASAVAVFGLTAAAPSFAADKTIKVGIMSGEDEDVWRVVTAEAAKKGLKIETVAFNDYTQPNEALERGEVDANAFQHQPYLDNQIRQHGYHIVRVGYTGVWPIGLYTTKYKTVADLPKGAVIGVPNDPSNEGRALRVLQNQGVIKLKDGTGILATTADIVENPKNVEIKELDAGIVGRSIDDLDAAVVNTDWALKGGLSPKDRIAQEPIDGNPYRNFIAVKQGSENEAWVKTLVASYQNDTVKAEFDKVYKGTGLSAY, encoded by the coding sequence ATGACGAAAAAGTCTTCTGAAGGTCTCGCTGCGCAGCAATTCTCGCGCCGGACCGGCCTTGCAGCCCTCATCGCCTCCGCTGTCGCCGTCTTCGGCTTGACGGCAGCCGCCCCCTCTTTTGCCGCCGACAAGACAATCAAGGTCGGCATTATGAGTGGCGAAGACGAAGACGTCTGGCGGGTGGTCACCGCGGAAGCCGCCAAGAAGGGCCTGAAGATCGAAACCGTGGCCTTCAACGACTACACCCAGCCGAACGAAGCGTTGGAGCGCGGTGAAGTCGACGCCAATGCCTTCCAGCACCAGCCTTATCTCGACAACCAGATCAGGCAGCACGGCTACCATATCGTCCGCGTCGGCTATACCGGCGTCTGGCCGATCGGCCTCTACACCACAAAATACAAGACCGTTGCCGATCTGCCGAAGGGCGCGGTCATTGGTGTGCCGAACGACCCGTCCAACGAAGGCCGCGCTCTGCGCGTGCTGCAGAACCAAGGCGTCATAAAGCTCAAGGATGGTACAGGCATTCTCGCCACCACCGCCGACATCGTCGAGAACCCGAAGAATGTCGAGATCAAGGAACTCGATGCCGGCATCGTCGGCCGCTCGATCGACGATCTCGACGCTGCTGTCGTCAACACCGACTGGGCGCTGAAAGGCGGTCTTTCGCCGAAGGACCGCATTGCGCAGGAGCCGATCGACGGCAATCCCTACCGTAATTTCATCGCCGTCAAGCAGGGCAGCGAGAACGAAGCCTGGGTGAAGACGCTAGTCGCTTCCTATCAGAACGATACGGTCAAGGCCGAGTTCGACAAGGTCTATAAGGGCACGGGCCTGAGCGCCTACTAA
- a CDS encoding methionine ABC transporter ATP-binding protein produces the protein MNSFIPATAIKGHAPPGVPDEIVRLVDVHRRFGTNPALDGISLTARRGEIVGIIGRSGAGKSTLIRCLNGLERADSGEIHIEGRDITRLSENELQPLRRRIGMIFQHFNLLSAKTVEDNVALPLKIEGVAKAERLARARELLELVGLADKAKAYPSALSGGQKQRVGIARALAARPALLLSDEATSALDPETTRSILTLLKDINRKLGLTILLITHEMEVVRSIADRIAVIDAGKIVEEGPVWQIFANPQAEITASLLSTIRPQLPEHIAERLSQTSGVEAILSVDLAGPAAQGALFAELSAALPHSFRLVHGGIDHIQNEPIARFFIAVPTRDAALPAQVTDFLTARSARVEVLGYDN, from the coding sequence ATGAATTCCTTCATTCCGGCCACCGCCATCAAAGGACATGCGCCGCCCGGTGTGCCGGACGAGATCGTCCGCCTGGTCGATGTCCACCGCCGTTTCGGCACGAACCCCGCGCTCGACGGCATTTCGTTGACCGCCCGCCGCGGCGAGATCGTCGGCATCATCGGCCGCAGCGGCGCAGGCAAATCGACGCTGATCCGCTGCCTGAATGGGCTGGAACGTGCCGATAGCGGCGAAATCCATATCGAAGGACGTGATATCACCCGCCTGTCGGAAAACGAGTTGCAGCCGCTGCGCCGCCGCATCGGCATGATCTTCCAGCATTTCAATCTGCTTTCGGCAAAGACGGTCGAAGACAATGTCGCCCTGCCGCTGAAGATCGAAGGTGTTGCCAAGGCGGAGCGGCTTGCGCGTGCCCGCGAGCTGCTCGAACTCGTTGGTCTCGCCGACAAGGCGAAGGCCTATCCATCTGCCTTGTCAGGCGGCCAGAAGCAGCGTGTCGGCATCGCCCGGGCGCTGGCCGCCCGCCCCGCTCTTCTCCTCTCGGACGAAGCGACCTCGGCGCTCGATCCCGAGACGACACGATCGATCCTTACGCTGCTGAAGGATATCAACCGCAAGCTCGGCCTGACGATCCTGCTCATCACCCATGAGATGGAAGTGGTGCGCTCGATTGCCGATCGTATCGCCGTCATCGATGCCGGCAAGATCGTCGAAGAAGGCCCAGTCTGGCAGATCTTCGCCAATCCGCAGGCCGAGATCACCGCAAGCCTGCTCAGCACCATCCGCCCGCAACTTCCCGAGCATATTGCCGAGCGCCTGTCGCAGACCTCGGGTGTCGAAGCGATACTGAGCGTCGATCTCGCAGGCCCGGCCGCGCAAGGCGCGCTTTTCGCCGAGCTTTCGGCGGCGCTGCCGCATTCCTTCCGCCTGGTGCATGGCGGCATCGATCACATCCAGAACGAGCCGATCGCCCGCTTCTTCATCGCTGTACCGACACGCGATGCAGCACTTCCGGCACAGGTGACCGATTTTCTGACGGCCCGGTCTGCCCGGGTGGAGGTTTTAGGCTATGACAACTGA
- a CDS encoding methionine ABC transporter permease: protein MTTDIILGLLWRSFWETIWMTCASGLISLVIGLPLGLALVITSRDGIAEQLTINRILAALVNGFRAVPFIILLIALIPLTRLIVGTALGTTAAIVPLTIAAIPYYARIAEVSLREVDRGLIDAVRAMGGNRWTIIREVLVPEALPGIVAGFTVTLVTLIGASAMAGTIGGGGLGDLAIRYGYQRFETDVMIAVVIVLIILVCGMQWLGDRLVARLDHR from the coding sequence ATGACAACTGACATCATCCTCGGCCTGCTCTGGCGTTCCTTCTGGGAAACGATCTGGATGACCTGCGCATCCGGCCTGATCTCGCTCGTCATAGGCCTGCCGCTTGGCCTCGCCCTGGTCATCACTAGCCGCGACGGCATTGCCGAGCAGCTCACCATCAACCGCATTCTCGCGGCGCTGGTGAACGGCTTTCGCGCCGTGCCCTTCATCATCCTATTGATCGCCTTGATCCCACTGACACGGCTGATCGTCGGCACCGCGCTGGGCACCACCGCCGCGATCGTGCCGCTCACCATCGCGGCGATCCCCTATTATGCCCGCATCGCCGAAGTCTCGCTGCGCGAGGTCGACCGCGGCCTGATCGACGCCGTGCGGGCCATGGGCGGCAATCGCTGGACCATCATTCGCGAGGTGCTGGTGCCGGAGGCGCTGCCCGGCATCGTTGCGGGCTTTACCGTGACGCTGGTGACCCTGATCGGCGCATCAGCGATGGCCGGCACCATTGGCGGCGGCGGCCTCGGCGACCTCGCGATCCGTTATGGCTACCAGCGCTTTGAAACCGACGTAATGATCGCGGTCGTCATCGTCTTGATCATCCTGGTCTGCGGTATGCAATGGCTCGGCGATCGCCTCGTCGCCAGGCTCGATCATCGCTAA
- a CDS encoding hydroxyacid dehydrogenase translates to MSTDNRPLAISAPEPRSLELIFSKDALALLHSKYRIVEADPENIAGLGDDVLGEARYIIGQPPLSKDTLDRMPRLRCVLNVESNLINNMPYDILFERGIHVVTTGQVFAEPVAEIGLGFALSLARGIVDADLDFREGRELWGGDGNAKARLISGSDIGIIGFGDLGKALNRVLSGFRATIRVFDPWMPPSILREHGVQPAGLDEVLSGSDFVFVVASVTSENKGFLDAEAFARMRKGAAFILLSRADVVDFEALMAAVASGRIVAASDVYPEEPLGKDHPVRGLKGFIRSAHRAGALDSAFKKMGDMVLEDMDLMDRGLPPMRCKRAERETVSRMRSKPVTRN, encoded by the coding sequence ATGTCGACCGACAACAGGCCTTTGGCCATCAGCGCGCCTGAGCCGCGCTCGCTCGAGCTTATCTTCAGCAAGGATGCGCTGGCACTCCTCCATTCGAAATACCGGATCGTCGAAGCTGATCCGGAGAATATTGCCGGGCTTGGAGACGATGTGCTCGGCGAGGCGCGCTATATCATTGGCCAGCCGCCGCTATCGAAGGATACGCTCGACCGCATGCCACGCCTGCGCTGTGTCCTGAATGTCGAAAGCAATCTCATCAACAACATGCCCTATGACATCCTGTTCGAACGAGGCATTCATGTCGTCACCACCGGACAGGTCTTCGCCGAGCCGGTGGCGGAGATCGGGCTGGGGTTTGCGCTGAGCCTGGCACGCGGAATCGTCGATGCCGACCTTGATTTTCGCGAGGGAAGGGAGCTTTGGGGCGGAGACGGCAATGCGAAGGCTCGGCTGATCTCCGGCAGCGATATCGGCATCATCGGCTTCGGCGATCTCGGTAAGGCGCTGAACCGGGTGCTGTCGGGCTTTCGCGCGACGATCCGGGTGTTCGACCCCTGGATGCCGCCTTCGATCCTCAGGGAGCATGGCGTCCAGCCGGCCGGTCTTGATGAGGTGCTGTCGGGCAGCGATTTCGTTTTCGTCGTCGCCTCCGTCACCAGTGAGAACAAGGGCTTCCTTGACGCCGAGGCTTTTGCGCGCATGCGCAAAGGGGCAGCCTTCATCCTGCTCAGCCGCGCCGATGTCGTGGATTTCGAAGCGCTGATGGCTGCGGTCGCCTCCGGCCGTATCGTTGCGGCGAGCGACGTCTATCCAGAGGAACCGCTTGGCAAGGATCATCCGGTGCGCGGCCTCAAAGGCTTCATCCGCTCGGCGCATCGCGCCGGTGCGCTCGACAGCGCCTTCAAGAAAATGGGTGACATGGTGCTGGAAGACATGGACCTGATGGACCGCGGCCTGCCGCCGATGCGCTGCAAGCGGGCGGAGCGCGAAACAGTGTCGCGGATGCGCTCGAAGCCGGTCACCAGGAACTGA
- a CDS encoding DNA-3-methyladenine glycosylase I, with the protein MGSFAKILERAEKRKGGAEALKALMPKAPDHDALRAMPDDRLLSEMTRYVFYAGFVRNVIDSKWPGFEAAFSGFDPVFLNLAPDDYWHDLTSDTRVVRNGAKIMSVRANAHFIRQLAEEHGSAGRFFADWPVEDHIGLLAVLDKRANRLGGMSGQYFLRAIGRDSFVMSHDVLVCLRLSGLPISETKPTKKDLRLIQDQFNAWGTETGLPQTYLSRICAFSVGVPGEEEEL; encoded by the coding sequence GTGGGCAGCTTCGCGAAAATTCTGGAAAGGGCGGAAAAACGCAAGGGCGGCGCTGAGGCGCTGAAGGCGCTCATGCCGAAAGCGCCCGATCACGATGCGTTGCGCGCCATGCCGGACGACAGGTTGCTATCGGAAATGACGCGCTATGTCTTCTATGCCGGCTTCGTGCGCAATGTCATCGATTCCAAATGGCCGGGGTTCGAAGCGGCCTTCTCCGGTTTCGACCCGGTTTTCCTCAATCTCGCACCCGATGACTACTGGCATGATCTGACCTCGGATACGCGTGTCGTGCGCAATGGCGCCAAGATCATGTCCGTGCGGGCCAATGCGCATTTCATTCGCCAGCTTGCCGAGGAGCATGGCAGCGCCGGACGGTTCTTCGCCGATTGGCCGGTGGAGGATCATATCGGCCTGCTCGCCGTTCTCGACAAGCGCGCCAACCGGCTCGGCGGCATGAGCGGCCAATATTTCCTGCGCGCCATCGGCCGCGACAGTTTCGTCATGAGCCATGACGTGCTCGTCTGCCTGCGCCTTTCTGGCCTGCCGATTTCCGAGACGAAGCCGACCAAAAAAGATCTCCGTCTGATCCAGGATCAGTTCAATGCCTGGGGCACTGAGACGGGCCTGCCGCAAACCTATCTCTCGCGCATTTGTGCCTTCTCTGTGGGCGTGCCGGGAGAGGAAGAAGAGCTCTGA
- a CDS encoding DUF982 domain-containing protein, which produces MSNRHWNFPVMVICKRTGKIYTVGTTKEALDMLLNAWPVAEGKAFMMALQICADVESGIRQPLEARGSFVAAAREAGVPIETTMAE; this is translated from the coding sequence ATGAGCAATAGACATTGGAACTTCCCGGTGATGGTCATCTGCAAGCGAACGGGGAAAATCTACACCGTTGGCACCACGAAAGAAGCATTGGACATGCTGCTGAACGCATGGCCCGTTGCCGAAGGCAAGGCGTTCATGATGGCCCTGCAGATATGTGCGGATGTCGAAAGCGGAATCAGGCAACCGCTGGAAGCGCGCGGCAGCTTTGTCGCCGCCGCCAGGGAAGCCGGCGTACCGATCGAAACCACAATGGCCGAATAA
- a CDS encoding DUF982 domain-containing protein, with translation MFQTAWRKPVVVRLPKNIRIIRTAAEATDCLTADWPIRHGNAYEAALRACIDCFEGYTTANETRVAFVAACREANALISA, from the coding sequence ATGTTTCAAACCGCTTGGCGAAAGCCTGTCGTCGTACGCCTGCCGAAAAATATCCGCATCATCCGGACAGCGGCCGAGGCCACAGACTGCTTGACCGCGGATTGGCCGATACGCCACGGAAACGCCTATGAGGCCGCCTTGCGCGCCTGCATCGATTGCTTTGAAGGCTATACCACCGCAAACGAAACCCGCGTGGCTTTCGTCGCCGCCTGTCGCGAGGCAAATGCCCTGATAAGCGCATGA